The genome window GGTGCGTTTGCGAGACTGTCTCACGACGCCATTCGAGCCGCCGCCAAGCGCTCTCAAGAACTCTCCTGAAAACTGTAAACAGAGGAACCCGCTCATGAAGGTATTGGTGCCTGTCAAACGCGTGATCGACTATAACGTGAAAGTTCGTGTCAAAGCGGACGGATCGGGTGTTGATCTTGCCAATGTGAAAATGTCGATGAACCCCTTCGACGAAATCGCCGTTGAACAAGCGATTCGTCTGAAAGAAGCCGGTCAGGCTGAAGAGATCGTCGCAGTCTCCATCGGTGTGAAACAAGCGCAGGAAACCCTGCGCACCGCGCTCGCCATGGGTGCAGACCGCGCGATTCTTGTTGTGGCGTCGGACGATGTACACAAAGATATCGAGCCGCTGGCCGTGGCCAAGATCCTCAAAGCCATTGTTGACGAAGAGCAGCCGGGCCTTGTGCTTTGCGGCAAACAGGCGATCGACAATGACATGAACGCCACCGGCCAAATGCTATCGGCGCTGATCGGCTGGTCTCAGGCGACATTCGCCTCTGGAATTGCCATCGAAGGCGACAAGGCAAAAGTCACCCGCGAAGTCGACGGCGGTTTGCAGACCATCGAGGTCACCATGCCGACAGTCGTCACCGTGGACCTCCGTCTCAATGAGCCGCGCTATGCCTCGCTGCCGAACATCATGAAGGCCAAGAAAATGCCGCTGGATGAGAAAACTGCCGAAGACTACGGCGTCGATGTCTCCAACCGGTTGGAAATCGTCAAAACCGTTGAGCCCGCCGAGCGTGCCGCTGGCATCAAGGTCGGTTCGGTTGACGAGCTTGTGGCGAAACTCAAAGAAGCGGGGGCTGTGTAATGGCTGTTCTTCTGATTGCCGAAATTTTCGATGGCGAATTGTCCATGGACGCAACCGCCAAGGCCGTGACCGCGGCCAAGGCTCTGGGCGACGTGACCATTCTGGCGGCGGGCAGCTCTGCCGCAGCGGCAAGTGAAGCGGCGGCCAAGATCGATGGCGTCTCCAAGGTGCTGGTCGCCGAGGACGAGATGCTGGGCCACCGTCTGGCCGAAGCCACCGCAGCGCTGATCGTGTCGCTGGCCGGCGACTACGACCACATCGTCGCGCCCGCCACCACGGATGCCAAGAACATCATGCCCCGCGTCGCGGCCTTGCTTGATGTCATGGTGATTTCGGATGCTTCCGGCGTTGTCGACGCCGACACATTCGAGCGCCCGATCTATGCGGGCAACGCGGTGCAGACCGTGAAGTCGAACGACGCCAAAAGAGTCATCACCTTCCGAACATCGACCTTCGATGCCGCCAGTGAAGGCGGCTCTGCTTCGGTCGAGACCATCTCGGCTGCCGACAACCCTGGCCTGTCCACATGGGTCGAAGACAAGGTCGCCGAATCCGACCGCCCCGAGCTAACAAGCGCAGGCGTGGTGGTTTCCGGTGGTCGTGGCGTCGGCTCCGAAGAAGACTTCGCCCTGATCGAGAAGCTGGCCGACAAACTTGGCGCGGCTGTTGGCGCTTCGCGCGCGGCGGTCGATTCGGGTTATGCGCCGAACGATTGGCAGGTGGGCCAGACTGGTAAAGTTGTCGCCCCTGACCTTTATGTTGCGGTTGGCATCTCCGGTGCGATCCAGCACCTTGCCGGGATGAAGGAC of Sulfitobacter sp. DSM 110093 contains these proteins:
- a CDS encoding electron transfer flavoprotein subunit beta/FixA family protein translates to MKVLVPVKRVIDYNVKVRVKADGSGVDLANVKMSMNPFDEIAVEQAIRLKEAGQAEEIVAVSIGVKQAQETLRTALAMGADRAILVVASDDVHKDIEPLAVAKILKAIVDEEQPGLVLCGKQAIDNDMNATGQMLSALIGWSQATFASGIAIEGDKAKVTREVDGGLQTIEVTMPTVVTVDLRLNEPRYASLPNIMKAKKMPLDEKTAEDYGVDVSNRLEIVKTVEPAERAAGIKVGSVDELVAKLKEAGAV
- a CDS encoding FAD-binding protein, translated to MAVLLIAEIFDGELSMDATAKAVTAAKALGDVTILAAGSSAAAASEAAAKIDGVSKVLVAEDEMLGHRLAEATAALIVSLAGDYDHIVAPATTDAKNIMPRVAALLDVMVISDASGVVDADTFERPIYAGNAVQTVKSNDAKRVITFRTSTFDAASEGGSASVETISAADNPGLSTWVEDKVAESDRPELTSAGVVVSGGRGVGSEEDFALIEKLADKLGAAVGASRAAVDSGYAPNDWQVGQTGKVVAPDLYVAVGISGAIQHLAGMKDSKIIVAINKDEESPIFQVADFGLVADLFDAVPELTQKL